Proteins from one Crocosphaera sp. UHCC 0190 genomic window:
- a CDS encoding Crp/Fnr family transcriptional regulator, which yields MNQTSHLVNNQLLRNLPKVEYQRIKPHLEFIDIPLGQILYEPNQQMEWVYFPENCVISLVSILSDNSMTEIGLIGNEGMVGLPIILGVKEATHQAIVQWTGTAIKISSKVLKQEFQQQKTLYNILLLYTAIRLNKIAQTAVCKSNHQIKQQFCRWLLSVQDSVQSDEFCFTQILISKMLGVRRASVTQVAQQLRNQGIINYQRGRITIINRRALENNTCECYHFMKNDYYRLLGAT from the coding sequence ATGAATCAAACTTCTCATCTTGTTAACAATCAACTTTTAAGAAATTTACCTAAAGTTGAATATCAAAGAATTAAACCTCACCTAGAATTCATTGATATCCCTCTCGGACAGATTCTTTATGAACCCAATCAACAAATGGAATGGGTATATTTTCCTGAAAACTGTGTGATTTCTCTGGTTTCTATTTTATCTGACAATTCCATGACAGAAATTGGGTTAATCGGTAACGAAGGGATGGTCGGATTACCGATTATTTTAGGTGTAAAGGAGGCGACTCACCAAGCAATTGTACAGTGGACTGGAACGGCTATAAAAATTAGTTCTAAGGTGCTTAAACAGGAGTTTCAACAACAAAAAACTTTATACAACATTCTCTTATTGTACACGGCAATACGATTAAATAAAATTGCACAAACTGCCGTTTGCAAATCTAATCACCAGATAAAACAACAATTTTGCCGATGGTTATTATCAGTACAAGACTCTGTCCAATCAGATGAGTTTTGTTTCACCCAAATCTTGATTTCTAAAATGTTAGGAGTTCGTCGTGCTAGTGTGACTCAGGTTGCTCAACAATTGCGGAATCAAGGAATAATTAATTATCAACGGGGACGCATTACAATCATCAATCGGCGAGCCTTAGAAAATAATACTTGTGAATGTTATCATTTTATGAAAAATGATTATTATCGCTTACTAGGAGCAACTTAA
- the cbiE gene encoding precorrin-6y C5,15-methyltransferase (decarboxylating) subunit CbiE, producing MIKVVGIGLNGQESLTENCRKITENADLLVGSDRHLSYFPNHPAKKLILNNFIEDINTLKQIYQSYQSVVILVSGDPLFFGLGRLLLEHFEPENLEFYPHLTSLQLAFSRVKIPWHDAKLISGHGRHLDELISSLQQGIEKIAVLTDNINNPPAIASLYLSLNLPTNYEIWVCENLGDRKEKISSFSPQDLVKLNPDQFAVLNVVILRRKNPIKLDKNILDKLPLFGIEDRYFLTFQDRPGLMTKREIRMIILGELCLKPPQIIWDIGAGTGSVSVEIARLCPTSQVYAVEKTAIGITLINKNTQRFNVNNVISIEGKAPAILNNLPNPDRIFIGGSGGNLVEILNFCQHKLTQEGLIIIAVATLENLGISLNWLKNQAWHYQLLDLQISRSVSLSNLTRFSPLNPVTLITGSRLY from the coding sequence GTTGTTGGAATTGGCTTAAATGGACAAGAAAGTTTAACCGAAAATTGTCGAAAAATAACCGAAAATGCTGACTTATTGGTGGGAAGTGATCGCCATTTAAGTTATTTTCCTAACCATCCAGCAAAAAAACTAATTTTAAACAATTTTATTGAAGATATTAACACCCTAAAACAAATTTATCAATCCTATCAGTCAGTTGTTATTTTAGTCAGTGGTGATCCTTTATTTTTTGGGTTAGGAAGATTACTTTTAGAACATTTTGAACCAGAAAATTTAGAATTTTATCCCCATCTTACTTCTCTTCAATTAGCCTTTAGTCGTGTTAAAATACCTTGGCATGATGCTAAACTGATTAGTGGTCATGGTCGTCATTTAGATGAGTTGATCTCTAGTTTGCAACAGGGCATTGAAAAAATTGCTGTTCTCACGGATAATATTAATAACCCTCCAGCGATCGCTAGTCTTTATTTAAGTTTAAATCTACCAACAAATTATGAGATTTGGGTTTGTGAAAATCTAGGAGATAGGAAAGAAAAAATAAGCTCTTTTTCTCCTCAAGATTTAGTTAAGCTTAACCCTGATCAATTTGCTGTCCTTAATGTGGTGATTTTACGGCGTAAAAATCCCATTAAATTAGATAAAAATATTCTTGACAAATTACCCTTATTCGGGATAGAAGATCGCTATTTTTTAACCTTTCAAGATCGTCCTGGACTGATGACAAAACGCGAAATTAGGATGATTATTTTAGGAGAATTATGTCTCAAACCACCCCAAATTATCTGGGATATTGGCGCAGGAACTGGCTCAGTTTCGGTGGAAATTGCCCGTTTATGTCCAACTTCTCAAGTTTATGCTGTTGAAAAAACAGCCATAGGTATCACTTTAATCAATAAAAACACACAAAGATTCAACGTAAATAATGTAATTTCTATTGAAGGAAAAGCCCCAGCTATTTTAAATAATTTGCCAAATCCTGATAGAATATTTATCGGAGGAAGTGGAGGAAACTTAGTCGAAATCTTAAACTTTTGTCAACATAAATTAACTCAAGAAGGATTGATTATTATTGCGGTTGCAACCCTAGAAAATTTGGGGATCAGCTTAAATTGGTTAAAAAATCAGGCTTGGCATTACCAATTACTGGATCTTCAAATATCCCGTTCAGTTTCTCTGTCTAATTTAACACGGTTTTCTCCCTTAAATCCAGTGACTTTAATTACAGGATCTCGTTTATATTAA